In Rhizobium jaguaris, a single window of DNA contains:
- a CDS encoding pyridoxamine 5'-phosphate oxidase family protein has translation MIEITADMKAIIEQAILSFVATINEDGTPNLSPKASLMVVNGVLYFADIASPQTIVNLKRNPAVEINVVDIFQRRGYRFKGRALILPPGDDEYLMIANWVRATNGPEYPVDHVVKIETTSIIPLLSPAHVFARPPRSQDEIRNTYYQKYAVKPIGA, from the coding sequence ATGATTGAAATCACCGCCGATATGAAGGCGATCATCGAGCAGGCAATACTGTCGTTCGTGGCGACAATCAACGAGGACGGGACGCCCAATCTTTCGCCGAAGGCGTCCTTGATGGTCGTGAACGGCGTTCTCTATTTCGCTGATATCGCATCGCCCCAGACGATAGTGAATTTGAAGCGCAATCCCGCCGTCGAAATTAACGTAGTCGACATCTTCCAGAGGCGCGGTTATCGCTTCAAGGGCCGTGCGTTGATACTGCCGCCAGGCGATGACGAGTATTTGATGATCGCCAACTGGGTTCGGGCGACCAACGGACCGGAGTATCCTGTCGATCACGTAGTCAAAATCGAAACTACCTCGATCATCCCGTTGCTGTCTCCAGCCCACGTCTTTGCCCGCCCTCCTCGAAGTCAGGACGAGATCAGGAACACTTACTATCAGAAGTACGCTGTGAAACCCATCGGGGCATAG